A genome region from Falco biarmicus isolate bFalBia1 chromosome 11, bFalBia1.pri, whole genome shotgun sequence includes the following:
- the TNFSF4 gene encoding tumor necrosis factor ligand superfamily member 4: protein MEEQSDVEPRNQDHMGHKREPAEDEWKSWQRGQVRNTLHLVSAAAQWILLLACLIYLGIDSLQTSTPQSDIVQWTHIRYTGKSVKGVAMNLTAELGSIQIRNGSIMITCDGLYLVSLKGCIFFSDLEEEDLLKLTLQKTGKATSLALWEQPFQDRDTPVNLTTVLYLFHEDNITLLTNSDATIKDLSFSLLLLTPFTCSL from the exons ATGGAAGAACAGTCAGATGTAGAGCCAAGAAATCAAGACCACATGGGTCACAAAAGGGAACCTGCAGAGGATGAGTGGAAGAGCTGGCAAAGAGGACAGGTTAGGAACACGCTGCACCTCGTGTCTGCAGCTGCTCAGTGGATATTACTGCTTGCCTGCTTGATTTACCTTGGTATAGATTCTCTGCAAACTTCAACG cctCAGAGTGACATAGTGCAGTGGACCCACATCCGATACACAG gtaaaagCGTGAAAGGAGTAGCCATGAACCTCACTGCTGAACTAGGCTCTATTCAGATCAGAAATGGTTCCATCATGATCACCTGTGATGGCCTCTACCTCGTGTCCTTGAAGGGCTGTATCTTTTTCTCTGACCTGGAAGAGGAGGACTTGCTGAAGCTGACACTGCAGAAGACGGGTAAGGCGACCAGCTTGGCCCTTTGGGAGCAACCTTTCCAGGACAGAGACACTCCAGTAAACCTCACCACAGTGCTCTACTTATTTCATGAAGATAACATCACCCTGTTGACCAACTCTGACGCCACCATCAAGGATTTGTCGTTTAGCCTTTTGTTATTAACTCCCTTCACTTGCTCGCTGTAG